The following coding sequences lie in one Streptomyces ortus genomic window:
- a CDS encoding 2-hydroxyacid dehydrogenase, with product MSHSTTPDDPAVAPGTLLQVSPLLPALERALAERHRTVRLHELPDPAAYLREEAGDVVAAVTSARFGVANSLMDALPRLGAIVHFGVGYETTDVAHARARGIVVSNTPDVLNDCVADLAVGGLIDVMRELSAADRYVRAGRWGAASYPLTSRVSGKRVGILGLGRIGRAVARRLEGFDMDIAYCSRVPVADVPYRHVPTAPELAAECDAVVVTVAGGAGTRGLVSAEVLDALGPRGFLVNVARGSVVDEPALVAAVREGRIAGAALDVFADEPNVPPELLESDRVLLLPHVASGTHETRQAMADLVLGNVRRFMAEGVLLTPVP from the coding sequence ATGTCCCACTCCACCACCCCCGATGACCCGGCCGTCGCCCCGGGGACCCTTCTCCAGGTGTCCCCGCTGCTCCCCGCCCTGGAGAGGGCGCTGGCCGAGCGCCACCGCACCGTGCGGCTGCACGAACTGCCCGACCCCGCCGCCTACCTGCGCGAGGAGGCCGGTGACGTGGTGGCCGCGGTGACCAGCGCGCGGTTCGGTGTCGCCAACTCCCTGATGGACGCGCTGCCGCGACTGGGCGCGATCGTCCACTTCGGCGTCGGCTACGAGACCACGGACGTGGCCCACGCCCGGGCGCGCGGCATCGTCGTCAGCAACACCCCCGACGTGCTCAACGACTGCGTGGCCGACCTCGCCGTCGGCGGTCTGATCGACGTCATGCGCGAACTGTCGGCGGCCGACCGGTACGTACGGGCAGGTCGGTGGGGTGCGGCGTCCTACCCGCTGACCTCCCGGGTGAGCGGCAAGCGCGTGGGCATCCTCGGGCTCGGCCGGATCGGCCGGGCCGTCGCGCGCCGCCTCGAAGGCTTCGACATGGACATCGCGTACTGCTCGCGAGTGCCGGTGGCCGACGTTCCCTACCGCCACGTTCCGACCGCGCCGGAGCTGGCCGCCGAGTGCGACGCGGTCGTCGTCACGGTGGCGGGCGGGGCGGGCACCCGGGGGCTGGTCTCGGCGGAGGTGCTCGACGCGCTCGGCCCCCGGGGCTTCCTGGTCAACGTCGCGCGCGGCAGCGTGGTCGACGAACCGGCCCTGGTCGCGGCGGTGCGGGAGGGGCGGATCGCCGGCGCCGCGCTCGACGTCTTCGCCGACGAGCCGAACGTGCCGCCGGAGCTGCTGGAGTCGGACCGGGTGCTCCTGCTGCCGCACGTCGCCAGCGGCACGCACGAGACGCGGCAGGCCATGGCCGACCTGGTCCTGGGCAACGTCCGGCGGTTCATGGCGGAGGGGGTCCTGCTCACCCCGGTTCCGTGA
- a CDS encoding glucarate dehydratase family protein: MAGNAARIADVTVTPVAFKDYPLLNTVGVHEPYALRTIVELTTESGVTGIGETYGGTVHLERLRRAAGELTGLDVCNLNDLIARTTRALGEDTSGGDGMSGMVTGSSAVDRVMSPFDVACLDIQGKLLGRPVSDLLGGAVRPSVPYSAYLFYKWAAHPGQPDDDWGAALDPAGLVDQARRMIDTYGFSSIKLKGGVFPPDEEIAAVKALRRAFPDLPLRLDPNAAWSTETSLRVARELDGDLQYLEDPTEGLDGMAAVAAGTPTPLATNMCVVSFDDLAPAVARGSVGIVLSDHHFWGGLRRGLQLSAICDTFGLGLSMHSNSHLGISLAAMTHLAAATPRLTYACDTHTPWKQPDEDVVDTGVLKFTDGRVTVPTAPGLGVELDRDALARLHRQYLDCGLRDRDDTGYMRTVDPSFSTKTPRW; this comes from the coding sequence ATGGCAGGGAACGCAGCACGCATCGCCGACGTCACCGTGACCCCCGTGGCCTTCAAGGACTACCCACTGCTCAACACGGTCGGGGTGCACGAGCCCTACGCGCTGCGCACGATCGTCGAGCTGACCACCGAGTCCGGCGTCACCGGCATCGGCGAGACCTACGGCGGCACGGTCCACCTCGAACGGCTGCGCCGCGCCGCCGGGGAACTGACCGGCCTCGACGTCTGTAACCTCAACGACCTGATCGCCCGCACCACCCGCGCACTGGGCGAGGACACCTCCGGCGGCGACGGCATGTCCGGGATGGTCACCGGCAGCAGCGCGGTCGACCGGGTCATGTCACCCTTCGACGTCGCCTGCCTGGACATCCAGGGCAAGCTGCTCGGCCGGCCGGTCAGCGACCTGCTGGGCGGCGCCGTCCGCCCCTCCGTCCCCTACAGCGCCTACCTCTTCTACAAGTGGGCCGCACACCCCGGGCAGCCGGACGACGACTGGGGTGCCGCCCTCGACCCGGCGGGCCTCGTCGACCAGGCCCGCCGCATGATCGACACGTACGGCTTCTCCTCCATCAAGCTCAAGGGCGGTGTCTTCCCGCCGGACGAGGAGATCGCGGCGGTCAAGGCCCTGCGCCGGGCCTTCCCCGACCTGCCCCTGCGCCTCGACCCCAACGCCGCCTGGAGTACGGAGACATCGCTGCGCGTCGCCCGCGAGCTGGACGGTGACCTGCAGTACCTGGAGGACCCGACCGAGGGCCTCGACGGCATGGCGGCCGTGGCCGCGGGGACGCCGACACCCCTGGCGACCAACATGTGTGTCGTCTCCTTCGACGACCTCGCGCCGGCCGTGGCCCGCGGCTCCGTCGGCATCGTCCTGTCCGACCACCACTTCTGGGGCGGACTCCGGCGCGGCCTGCAACTGTCCGCGATCTGCGACACCTTCGGCCTCGGCCTGTCGATGCACTCCAACTCGCACCTCGGCATCAGCCTCGCGGCCATGACCCACCTCGCGGCGGCCACCCCACGCCTCACCTACGCCTGTGACACGCACACACCCTGGAAGCAGCCGGACGAGGACGTCGTCGACACCGGGGTCCTGAAGTTCACCGACGGCCGCGTCACCGTCCCGACGGCACCCGGCCTGGGCGTGGAACTGGACCGGGACGCGCTCGCCCGACTCCACCGGCAGTACCTCGACTGCGGACTGCGCGACCGCGACGACACCGGCTACATGCGCACCGTGGACCCGTCCTTCTCGACCAAGACCCCCCGGTGGTGA
- a CDS encoding 2-hydroxyacid dehydrogenase → MLNHRILSRFHEPLQARAQGPHTWLEVFDWAPERISEAIPGAEVFVGSRLSAEDARRAERLRLVHVVGAGYDGIPLDALGPQVSVTTTHHHGRSIAEHVLMSVMMLSRDVLGADRALRAGQWRNVAVDPRLPFGTTLEGRRIGIIGFGETGTEVARLFQAVGMRVRAVRRDPSAPVPADLRTDWIGGDERLPDLLADSDVVVVTVPLGPATRGLIGPAELAAMGPGTLLVNVARGPVVQEDALYEALDTGVIAGAALDVWWSGPPQAPSRLPFHDLPNVLMTPHHSGHTTDTFAARAVEIADNINRLQQGRPLINVVRAGAATAG, encoded by the coding sequence ATGCTCAACCACCGCATCCTGAGCCGCTTCCACGAACCGCTCCAGGCCCGTGCGCAGGGCCCGCACACCTGGCTCGAAGTCTTCGACTGGGCCCCGGAACGGATCTCCGAGGCCATCCCCGGCGCCGAGGTGTTCGTCGGTTCGCGGCTGTCCGCCGAGGACGCCCGGCGCGCCGAACGGCTCCGCCTCGTCCATGTCGTCGGCGCCGGGTACGACGGCATCCCACTGGACGCGCTCGGCCCGCAGGTGTCGGTCACCACCACGCACCACCACGGCCGCTCCATCGCCGAGCACGTGCTCATGTCCGTCATGATGCTGTCCCGCGACGTCCTGGGCGCCGACCGCGCACTGCGGGCGGGACAATGGCGCAACGTGGCCGTCGACCCCCGACTCCCGTTCGGGACGACGCTGGAGGGACGCCGGATCGGCATCATCGGCTTCGGCGAGACCGGCACCGAGGTCGCCCGCCTCTTCCAGGCGGTCGGCATGCGGGTGCGGGCCGTGCGGCGCGACCCCTCCGCACCGGTCCCCGCCGATCTGCGAACCGACTGGATCGGCGGCGACGAGCGGCTGCCCGACCTGCTGGCCGACTCCGACGTCGTCGTGGTCACCGTTCCCCTCGGCCCCGCCACCCGCGGCCTGATCGGCCCCGCCGAACTGGCGGCCATGGGACCCGGCACCCTGCTGGTCAACGTGGCCCGCGGTCCGGTCGTCCAGGAGGACGCGCTCTACGAGGCCCTCGACACCGGCGTCATCGCCGGGGCCGCGCTGGACGTGTGGTGGTCGGGTCCGCCGCAGGCGCCGAGCCGGCTGCCGTTCCACGACCTGCCCAACGTGCTCATGACCCCGCACCACTCGGGCCACACCACCGACACCTTCGCCGCCCGCGCGGTGGAGATCGCCGACAACATCAACCGCCTGCAGCAGGGCCGCCCGCTCATCAACGTGGTGCGCGCGGGCGCCGCCACGGCCGGCTGA
- a CDS encoding 5-dehydro-4-deoxyglucarate dehydratase, with protein MPQELKTPMLEGVLFFPVTPFTDAGEVDLAALHQHVAAGADAGPGGVFVACGTGEFHALDVEEFTAVVRTAVDAVAGRVPVYAGAGGALGLARRFARAAVEAGADGLLLMPPYLVDSPAAGLVAYVRAVAEETSLPVIVYNRGNARFDEHTASAVAQLPTVTGFKDGTGDLDLVARIIPAVRESLSASGKEFQFFNGMPTAEASQPAYRALGVKLYSSAAFAFAPDISLAFHRAVEEDDTQRVDALQRAFFHPLVRLRQRVPGYAVALVKAGVTLEGSKAGPVRPPLTSLGAAEIEELAAIIAEGRAVLAS; from the coding sequence CTGCCCCAGGAGTTGAAGACCCCCATGCTCGAAGGCGTCCTCTTTTTCCCCGTCACCCCCTTCACCGATGCCGGCGAGGTCGACCTGGCCGCCCTGCACCAGCACGTGGCGGCGGGCGCCGACGCCGGCCCCGGCGGCGTGTTCGTCGCCTGTGGCACCGGCGAGTTCCACGCCCTGGACGTCGAGGAGTTCACCGCGGTCGTCCGGACCGCCGTCGACGCCGTGGCCGGACGGGTCCCGGTGTACGCCGGGGCGGGAGGCGCGCTCGGGCTGGCCCGCCGCTTCGCCCGCGCCGCCGTCGAGGCCGGTGCGGACGGCCTGCTGCTGATGCCCCCCTACCTGGTGGACTCGCCCGCCGCGGGCCTGGTCGCGTACGTCCGCGCGGTCGCCGAGGAGACCTCCCTGCCGGTGATCGTCTACAACCGGGGCAACGCGCGCTTCGACGAGCACACGGCGTCGGCAGTGGCCCAACTGCCCACGGTCACGGGCTTCAAGGACGGCACCGGCGACCTCGACCTCGTCGCCCGGATCATTCCGGCCGTACGTGAGTCGCTCAGCGCGTCCGGCAAGGAGTTCCAGTTCTTCAACGGGATGCCCACCGCCGAGGCGAGCCAGCCGGCCTACCGCGCCCTGGGCGTGAAGCTGTACTCCTCGGCCGCGTTCGCCTTCGCCCCCGACATCTCCCTCGCCTTCCACCGCGCGGTGGAGGAGGACGACACCCAGCGGGTCGACGCGCTGCAGCGGGCCTTCTTCCACCCCCTCGTCAGGCTCCGTCAGCGGGTCCCCGGCTACGCGGTGGCCCTGGTGAAGGCGGGGGTGACTCTGGAGGGCAGCAAGGCGGGGCCGGTCCGCCCGCCCCTGACCTCCCTCGGCGCGGCGGAGATCGAGGAGTTGGCGGCCATCATCGCCGAGGGACGCGCCGTGCTCGCCTCCTGA
- a CDS encoding MSMEG_1061 family FMN-dependent PPOX-type flavoprotein produces the protein MPYTIDTAGQGPDAVTGNDEEGWVELGSSAELRELLGEPWPIVIEKVHDRLADQDRDIIARSPFCLLATSDSHGNCDVSPRGDTAGFTHVIDSGTLALPDRPGNRRGDSFHNILDNPHAGLLYLIPGSKEVLRVNGRARILTDAPFFDAMTVKGQRPALALVLDIEEIYLHCPASLRRSGVWNPESWPTH, from the coding sequence TTGCCGTACACGATCGACACCGCTGGACAGGGCCCGGACGCCGTCACCGGGAACGACGAGGAAGGCTGGGTCGAACTGGGGTCGAGCGCCGAGCTGCGCGAGCTGCTCGGCGAACCCTGGCCCATCGTGATCGAGAAGGTCCACGACCGGCTCGCCGACCAGGACCGGGACATCATCGCCCGCTCGCCGTTCTGTCTGCTGGCCACCTCCGACTCGCACGGCAACTGCGACGTCTCCCCGCGCGGCGACACCGCGGGCTTCACGCATGTCATCGACTCCGGCACGCTCGCCCTGCCCGACCGGCCGGGGAACCGGCGGGGCGACAGCTTCCACAACATCCTCGACAACCCGCACGCCGGTCTGCTCTACCTGATACCCGGCAGCAAAGAGGTGCTGCGGGTCAACGGCCGCGCCCGCATCCTCACCGACGCCCCGTTCTTCGACGCCATGACCGTGAAGGGTCAGCGCCCCGCGTTGGCCCTGGTCCTGGACATCGAGGAGATCTACCTGCACTGCCCGGCGTCGCTGCGGCGCTCGGGAGTGTGGAACCCGGAGTCGTGGCCCACCCACTGA
- a CDS encoding ABC transporter ATP-binding protein yields MRSGEETADTPRLRGHQLSATSVTVAYDGVAVVHDAAVALRPGEVTVLVGPNGSGKSTLLRTIARLQRARHATLRIDTETDGLALSAREFSRHVALLTQGRPTPSGLTVRDVVEFGRYPYRGRFGRPDPDASAAIDRALALTGVTDLAERGADHLSGGQLQRVWLASCLAQETGVLLLDEPTTYLDLRYQIELLDLIRDLADDHGIAVGVVLHDLDQAAAIADRITLLEAGRIVADGPPEDVLTPERLTDVYGIRIDVDHDPLTGRLRTRPIGRHHTRHTRSTRTERLGTTS; encoded by the coding sequence GTGAGATCTGGTGAAGAAACAGCCGACACCCCGCGTCTTCGCGGTCACCAACTGTCGGCCACGAGCGTGACCGTCGCGTACGACGGCGTCGCCGTCGTGCACGACGCGGCGGTCGCCCTGCGGCCCGGCGAGGTGACCGTCCTGGTCGGCCCCAACGGCAGCGGCAAGTCGACGCTCCTGCGGACGATCGCCCGTCTCCAGCGGGCCCGCCACGCCACGCTCAGGATCGACACCGAGACCGACGGCCTCGCCCTGAGCGCCCGTGAGTTCTCACGGCACGTCGCCCTGCTGACCCAGGGCCGCCCCACCCCCAGCGGACTGACCGTGCGGGACGTCGTCGAGTTCGGCCGCTACCCCTACCGGGGCCGCTTCGGCCGCCCCGACCCGGACGCCTCCGCCGCGATCGACCGCGCGCTCGCTCTGACCGGCGTCACGGACCTCGCCGAACGCGGCGCCGACCACCTCTCCGGCGGCCAGCTGCAGCGGGTGTGGCTCGCCAGTTGCCTCGCCCAGGAGACCGGCGTGCTGCTGCTCGACGAGCCGACGACCTACCTCGACCTGCGCTACCAGATCGAACTCCTCGACCTCATCCGCGACCTGGCGGACGACCACGGCATCGCCGTCGGAGTCGTCCTGCACGACCTCGACCAGGCGGCGGCCATCGCCGACCGGATCACCCTGCTCGAAGCGGGCCGCATCGTCGCCGACGGCCCGCCCGAGGACGTCCTCACCCCGGAACGCCTCACCGACGTCTACGGCATCCGCATCGACGTCGACCACGACCCCCTCACCGGCCGGTTGCGCACCCGCCCGATCGGCCGTCACCACACCCGGCACACCCGCAGCACTCGAACCGAAAGGCTCGGCACCACCTCATGA
- a CDS encoding iron-siderophore ABC transporter substrate-binding protein, with protein sequence MRRLLLTAAATTAAALTLAACGSTEPAADKTEKTSEAITLTDGGGKKLKLDGPATKVVATEWNEVENLITLGVDPVGVSDVKGYNTWDSAVPLKNDPKDIGTRGEPSMDTVAALAPDLILASSDLAPAAVKQLRKVAPVLEIKSADGSDQIGQMLENLDLIAKATGTTDKAETARKDFEAKITEGKKALADADLTGTDIAFADGYVTSNQVTLRPYTDGSLIGSVNKRLGLKNAWKVKGDAAYGLGSTDVEGLTELPKGTQFAYIGNDGDKSATPFTGVLAKNAVWKSLPFVKAGDVHRLDDGIWMFGGPGSMSAYIDALVAALTK encoded by the coding sequence ATGAGACGCCTCCTCCTCACCGCGGCCGCCACCACCGCCGCGGCGCTCACCCTCGCCGCCTGCGGCAGCACCGAGCCCGCCGCCGACAAGACCGAGAAGACGTCCGAGGCCATCACCCTCACCGACGGCGGCGGCAAGAAGCTCAAGCTCGACGGCCCGGCCACCAAGGTCGTCGCCACCGAGTGGAACGAGGTCGAGAACCTCATCACGCTCGGCGTCGACCCCGTCGGCGTCTCCGACGTCAAGGGCTACAACACCTGGGACTCCGCCGTCCCGCTGAAGAACGACCCGAAGGACATCGGCACGCGCGGCGAGCCCAGCATGGACACCGTCGCCGCCCTCGCGCCCGACCTCATCCTGGCCTCCTCGGACCTGGCGCCCGCGGCCGTGAAGCAACTGCGCAAGGTCGCCCCGGTGCTGGAGATCAAGTCGGCCGACGGCTCCGACCAGATCGGGCAGATGCTGGAGAACCTCGACCTGATCGCCAAGGCCACCGGCACCACCGACAAGGCCGAGACGGCGCGCAAGGACTTCGAAGCCAAGATCACCGAGGGGAAGAAGGCCCTCGCCGACGCCGACCTCACGGGCACGGACATCGCCTTCGCCGACGGCTACGTCACCTCCAACCAGGTCACCCTGCGCCCGTACACGGACGGTTCCCTCATCGGATCCGTCAACAAGCGCCTGGGCCTGAAGAACGCGTGGAAGGTCAAGGGCGACGCGGCCTACGGTCTCGGGTCCACGGACGTCGAAGGACTCACCGAACTGCCGAAGGGCACGCAGTTCGCCTACATCGGCAACGACGGCGACAAGAGCGCCACCCCGTTCACCGGCGTGCTCGCGAAGAACGCCGTGTGGAAGTCCCTGCCGTTCGTGAAGGCCGGTGACGTGCACCGCCTGGACGACGGCATCTGGATGTTCGGCGGCCCCGGGTCGATGTCGGCGTACATCGACGCCCTCGTCGCCGCGCTGACGAAGTAG
- the dpgD gene encoding enoyl-CoA-hydratase DpgD, producing the protein MAERSRVRYDKSAHVARITLDRPEVLNAMDLRMHEELAEIWDDFEGDDDLWVAVLSGAGTRAFSVGQDLKELARREREGQAAPSTFGSRGKPGWPRLTERFDLAKPVVAKVRGYALGGGFELALACDVVVASHDATFALPEARLGLVAGAGGVFRLSRQLPWKTAMGHLLTGRPMTAQRAYELGLVNEVVASGDLDDSTEAWVADIVRCAPLAVRAVKEAATKSAALPLEAAFTARYPWEERRMHSSDAVEGPRAFAEKREPRWRAR; encoded by the coding sequence ATGGCTGAGCGTTCAAGAGTGCGCTACGACAAGAGCGCCCACGTCGCCCGGATCACGCTCGACAGGCCCGAGGTCCTCAACGCGATGGACCTCCGTATGCACGAGGAACTGGCGGAGATCTGGGACGACTTCGAGGGCGACGACGACCTGTGGGTCGCCGTGCTCTCCGGCGCCGGGACCCGCGCGTTCTCCGTCGGACAGGACCTGAAGGAACTGGCGCGCCGGGAGCGGGAGGGACAGGCCGCTCCCTCCACGTTCGGCAGCCGGGGGAAGCCCGGCTGGCCGCGGCTGACCGAACGGTTCGATCTGGCCAAACCGGTCGTCGCCAAGGTACGCGGCTACGCCTTGGGCGGCGGGTTCGAGCTCGCCCTGGCCTGTGATGTCGTCGTCGCCTCGCACGACGCGACCTTCGCCCTGCCGGAGGCCAGGCTCGGGCTGGTCGCGGGGGCCGGCGGAGTGTTCCGGCTGAGCCGTCAGCTGCCGTGGAAGACGGCGATGGGGCATCTGCTGACCGGGCGGCCGATGACCGCACAGCGCGCCTACGAACTCGGTCTCGTCAACGAGGTCGTGGCGTCCGGTGACCTCGACGACTCCACCGAGGCGTGGGTGGCGGACATCGTGCGCTGCGCGCCCCTGGCGGTCCGCGCCGTCAAGGAGGCCGCGACCAAGTCGGCCGCCCTGCCTCTGGAGGCCGCGTTCACCGCCCGGTACCCGTGGGAGGAGCGGCGGATGCACAGCAGTGACGCGGTCGAAGGCCCTCGCGCCTTCGCCGAGAAGCGCGAACCGCGGTGGCGGGCCCGCTGA
- a CDS encoding ornithine cyclodeaminase family protein: MLELTDADVTGLLGKVDLVDVVREVFQAHADDRTVLPEESCLRWTNDQGESCRSLNMPGLVEIDGRRIAGTKIINASLGNPDRGLPRAGGIVLLFDITTARPVCSMDAARISAGRTAAVSVLAAELLWARPARSIGLIGAGALAEAHLDLALRRWPSVREVHLYDQVPDRALRLAERLGDTYRTVALDVVASAERAVRDAELVIPVTTTTTGYVRADWIAPGTVTVNVSLDDLLPEAFTAADQVIVDDWSLVAADTTRLLGRMHRSGDVLPPPRHRTPTGAGRPAPAVEVAAELCDLISGAATGRRSAEDRIVVNPFGMSLHDVAVAGRLFHDHYAHRATSTTSTSTTSTTSTTS; encoded by the coding sequence ATGCTTGAGCTGACCGACGCGGACGTGACCGGGCTGCTCGGCAAGGTCGATCTCGTCGACGTCGTGCGCGAGGTGTTCCAGGCCCACGCGGACGACCGGACCGTACTGCCCGAGGAGAGCTGTCTGCGGTGGACCAACGACCAGGGTGAGTCGTGCCGCAGTCTCAACATGCCCGGCCTCGTCGAGATCGACGGCAGGCGCATCGCCGGGACGAAGATCATCAACGCGAGTCTGGGCAACCCCGACCGCGGTCTGCCCCGCGCCGGCGGCATCGTCCTGCTCTTCGACATCACCACCGCCCGGCCGGTGTGCTCGATGGACGCGGCCCGCATCTCCGCCGGGCGCACGGCCGCGGTGAGCGTCCTCGCCGCGGAACTGCTGTGGGCCCGGCCCGCCCGCTCCATCGGGCTGATCGGCGCCGGAGCCCTGGCCGAGGCGCATCTCGACCTGGCCCTGCGCAGATGGCCCTCGGTACGCGAGGTCCACCTGTACGACCAGGTGCCCGACCGTGCCCTACGCCTCGCCGAGCGCCTGGGGGACACGTACCGTACGGTCGCCCTCGACGTCGTCGCGTCCGCCGAGCGGGCGGTGCGCGACGCGGAACTGGTCATCCCGGTGACCACCACGACGACCGGGTACGTCCGGGCCGACTGGATCGCCCCCGGTACCGTCACGGTCAACGTGTCGTTGGACGACCTGCTCCCCGAGGCGTTCACGGCCGCCGACCAGGTGATCGTGGACGACTGGAGCCTGGTCGCCGCCGACACCACGCGGCTGCTCGGCAGGATGCACCGCTCGGGCGACGTACTGCCGCCACCGCGCCACCGGACACCCACCGGCGCCGGGCGCCCGGCGCCCGCCGTCGAGGTCGCCGCCGAGCTGTGCGACCTCATCAGCGGCGCCGCGACGGGCCGCAGGTCCGCCGAGGACCGCATCGTGGTGAACCCGTTCGGCATGTCACTGCACGACGTGGCCGTGGCCGGAAGGCTCTTCCACGACCACTACGCCCACCGAGCCACCTCGACCACCTCGACCAGCACGACGAGCACGACGAGCACGACCAGCTGA
- the gntD gene encoding guanitoxin biosynthesis L-enduracididine beta-hydroxylase GntD produces MDRLELDETEIGAMTELVDEFEEEFATLDSEEALHRATVLAHQLPNRVRLHLNAFRLEQLSGVLCISGYQVDQDRLGPTPAHWRGQTGPSPAHREELLLMLCSSLLGDPFCWATQQDGRMIHDIIPIQGHEHEQLGSSSEALLTWHTEDAFHPLRGDFLSFACLRNPYGAATTVGYADDLKLPQDVRETLFEERFIIRPDESHLGKNNTVPDGERLESFEDIEEMQRNPDLVAVLFGNPEQPYLRADPYFMSVEDGDDEARFALDTLVKAMDEAIFDLTLASGDFCFLDNFRVVHGRKPFRARHDGTDRWLKRVNVTGDLRKSRAARDARAVRASR; encoded by the coding sequence ATGGACAGGCTGGAACTCGACGAGACCGAAATCGGCGCGATGACAGAGCTCGTCGACGAGTTCGAGGAAGAATTCGCCACCCTCGACTCGGAGGAGGCGCTGCACCGCGCCACCGTGCTCGCCCACCAACTCCCCAACAGGGTCCGACTCCACCTGAACGCCTTCCGGCTGGAACAGCTTTCAGGCGTGCTGTGCATATCCGGCTACCAGGTCGACCAGGACCGGCTCGGCCCCACGCCTGCGCACTGGCGGGGCCAGACCGGGCCTTCGCCCGCCCACCGCGAGGAACTGCTCCTCATGCTCTGCAGCTCGCTCCTGGGCGACCCGTTCTGCTGGGCGACCCAGCAGGACGGCAGGATGATCCACGACATCATCCCCATCCAGGGCCACGAGCACGAGCAACTGGGCTCCAGCAGCGAGGCGTTGCTGACCTGGCACACCGAGGACGCCTTCCACCCGCTCAGGGGTGACTTCCTGTCGTTCGCCTGCCTGCGCAACCCCTACGGTGCCGCGACGACGGTCGGTTACGCCGACGACCTCAAACTGCCGCAGGACGTACGGGAGACCCTGTTCGAGGAGCGGTTCATCATCCGCCCCGACGAGTCGCACCTCGGCAAGAACAACACCGTGCCGGACGGGGAGCGTCTCGAATCCTTCGAGGACATCGAGGAGATGCAGCGCAACCCCGACCTGGTGGCCGTCCTCTTCGGCAACCCGGAGCAGCCCTACCTCCGGGCCGACCCGTACTTCATGAGCGTCGAGGACGGGGACGACGAGGCGCGCTTCGCACTCGACACCCTGGTCAAGGCGATGGACGAGGCGATCTTCGATCTCACGCTCGCCAGCGGTGACTTCTGCTTCCTGGACAACTTCCGGGTCGTCCACGGCCGCAAGCCCTTCAGGGCCCGTCACGACGGGACGGACCGCTGGCTCAAGCGGGTCAACGTCACCGGCGACCTGCGCAAGTCCCGCGCCGCACGGGACGCCAGGGCGGTCCGCGCCAGCCGCTGA
- the vioD gene encoding capreomycidine synthase, translated as MRLRSAPLEDWLRDYYFTAEIDISSSGFHSYSMAELRAKTGLRHAEIDRLVFDDGYSLGAPEVRAAVARHCGGVDPDKVMTTSGSGEAVSLVLSALLRPGDEVVVVQPGYHLLVEYAVALGCTVKTWRLDPDRDWQPSLDELAGLMSERTRAVIVNFPQNPTGATLTEAQQERLVRLAEGVGAYVLWDGAFTDLTYDAPPLPEITARYGRAVSFGTFSKAFGLPGLRFGWCVAPPELLADCVRIRDYTTLHVSPLVELLALGVLENADAFIRPRLDQARINRTTLTDWATAHPGLVSLVPPAGGVTAFPRLTGIADADAFCDELFQKRGVLVIPGSCFGRPQHIRVGFGGRPDLLREGLDRLTLALTEARG; from the coding sequence ATGAGACTCCGGTCCGCACCGCTCGAAGACTGGCTGCGCGATTACTACTTCACCGCCGAGATCGACATCAGCTCCAGCGGTTTCCACTCGTACTCCATGGCGGAACTGCGCGCGAAGACCGGCCTGCGCCACGCGGAGATCGACCGGCTGGTGTTCGACGACGGCTACTCCCTCGGCGCACCCGAGGTACGCGCCGCCGTCGCCCGCCACTGCGGGGGCGTCGACCCCGACAAGGTGATGACGACGAGCGGCTCCGGCGAGGCCGTGTCGCTCGTCCTCAGCGCGCTGCTGCGCCCCGGCGACGAGGTCGTGGTCGTCCAGCCCGGCTACCACCTGCTCGTCGAGTACGCCGTCGCGCTCGGCTGCACCGTCAAGACCTGGCGGCTCGACCCGGACCGGGACTGGCAGCCCTCGCTGGACGAACTCGCCGGGCTGATGAGCGAGCGCACCCGGGCCGTCATCGTCAACTTCCCGCAGAACCCGACGGGCGCCACCCTCACCGAAGCCCAGCAGGAGCGTCTCGTCCGTCTCGCGGAGGGCGTCGGCGCGTACGTCCTGTGGGACGGCGCGTTCACCGACCTCACCTACGACGCCCCGCCGCTGCCGGAGATCACCGCCCGGTACGGGCGTGCCGTCAGCTTCGGCACCTTCTCCAAGGCGTTCGGGCTGCCCGGCCTGCGGTTCGGCTGGTGCGTGGCGCCCCCCGAGCTCCTCGCCGACTGCGTACGCATCCGCGACTACACCACACTGCACGTGTCACCCCTCGTCGAACTCCTCGCGCTGGGCGTCCTGGAGAACGCCGACGCGTTCATCCGGCCGCGCCTCGACCAGGCCAGGATCAACCGGACCACCCTGACGGACTGGGCGACGGCCCACCCCGGACTCGTATCGCTGGTACCACCGGCCGGCGGCGTCACGGCCTTCCCCCGCCTGACGGGAATCGCCGACGCGGACGCGTTCTGCGACGAGCTCTTCCAGAAGCGGGGCGTCCTGGTCATTCCCGGATCCTGTTTCGGCCGTCCGCAGCACATCCGGGTCGGCTTCGGCGGCAGACCCGACCTGCTCCGAGAAGGACTGGACCGCCTGACGCTCGCACTGACCGAAGCCCGCGGCTGA